ATCGGCTCCGTTTTCCGCAGCTTCTTTTGCTTCCTTCGCTGCTTTTGCCTTGGCTAGTGCTTCTGCGGCGGCTGCTTTCTTGGCTGCAGCTTTTTCCTCTGGTGTCATTTCGGACACAGGCTTTGCTGACGGTGGTGCAGCTTCTGCCTGTTCCTTTGCTGCTTTTGCTTTGGCAATTGCTTCAGCCGCTGCGGCCTTCTTGGCTGCGGCCTTTTCTTCCGGTGTCATTTCCGACACAGGTTTTGCTGGGGGTGGAGCAGCTTCTGCCTGTTCCTTCGCCGCTTTTGCCTTGGCAATCGCTTCAGCCGCTGCTGCTTTCTTCGCTGCGGCTTTTTCTTCAGGTGTCATTTCCGACACAGGTTTTGCTGGGGGTGGTACAGCTTCTTCCTGTTCCTTCGCCGCTTTTGCCTTGGCAATTGCTTCAGCCGCTGCTGCTTTCTTGGCTACGGCTTTTTCCTCTGGTGTCATTTCCGACACAGGTTTTGCTTCCGGAGCAGAGATTTCCTCTTGTGGCTCTTGAGATGCCTCCATTGGGCTCGCCTCTTGGGAAGCTTGTGCTTCCTGTTCTCTTAATTTTCGCAAAGCTTCGGCCTTGGCACGGGCTTCAGCCGCTGCCGCTGCCTTTTCCTCCGGCGTCGGCTTGCGCTTCTCGTCGCTCATAGATTGGTCACCTGCTTCCCAGTCTTCGCTTCGTAACGGATTTTTTCTTGGAGCTTATTGATTCCGTAGATCAAAGCGGCAGGGTTAGGCGGACAACCCGGAATATATACGTCGACAGGCACAATCTGGTCTACACCTTTTACCACGCTGTACGAGCGCACGTACGGACCTCCCGCTGTCGCACAGGAGCCCATGGCAATCACCCACTTTGGTTCAGGCATTTGATCATACAGCCTGCGAAGCAGTGGTGCCATCTTTTTCGTGACGGTCCCGGCTACGATCATGACATCAGATTGTCTTGGGGATGCTCGAAAAATAACACCAAACCGGTCGAGGTCATAACGCGCCCCACCCGTTCCCATCATCTCGATTGCGCAACAGGCCAAGCCAAAAGTTAATGGCCACAACGAGTTGCTGCGAACCCATCCCTTCACTGTTTCCAATGTCGTGAACATGACGTTGCGATTCAATTCCTCTTGCAATTCAG
This genomic stretch from Brevibacillus brevis harbors:
- a CDS encoding NuoB/complex I 20 kDa subunit family protein, with translation MELDLTSIAPELQEELNRNVMFTTLETVKGWVRSNSLWPLTFGLACCAIEMMGTGGARYDLDRFGVIFRASPRQSDVMIVAGTVTKKMAPLLRRLYDQMPEPKWVIAMGSCATAGGPYVRSYSVVKGVDQIVPVDVYIPGCPPNPAALIYGINKLQEKIRYEAKTGKQVTNL